The following proteins are co-located in the Echinicola sp. 20G genome:
- a CDS encoding D-alanine--D-alanine ligase, translated as MKKKIALVTGGFTGESVVSLKSAAVVEKNIDLGRYDIYKIIIEKGNWYYQDGSGTHYPVDLNDFSISPNGEKTTFDGIFNILHGSPGEDGKLAGYFDMIGLPYTTCDAITSSITMNKGYTKAIIQDIDDLNVAKSLQLFKNTTTNTQRVIDELQLPYFVKPNSGGSSIGMSKVKTKEEVQEALDKAFAEDTQVLVEEFVSGREFSIGMYMVDGEVTVLPATEIVSSKEFFDFEAKYTAGVTEEITPGRMTEEEVARVKKVAEKVYLKLNCKGAVRMDYFLEHETGKIFFIEINTVPGQTETSLISQQVKAIGKSVQEFYTEIIEEMWK; from the coding sequence ATCAAGAAGAAAATTGCATTAGTTACTGGAGGTTTTACCGGTGAGTCTGTTGTCTCTCTTAAAAGTGCCGCAGTAGTGGAGAAGAATATTGATTTGGGACGCTATGATATATACAAAATCATCATAGAAAAAGGTAACTGGTACTATCAGGACGGGAGTGGAACTCATTATCCTGTTGATTTGAATGATTTTTCAATTTCTCCAAATGGTGAGAAAACTACTTTTGATGGAATCTTCAATATCCTTCACGGTTCTCCGGGTGAAGATGGCAAATTAGCCGGGTATTTTGATATGATAGGTTTGCCCTACACTACTTGTGATGCGATCACTTCTTCCATTACCATGAATAAAGGATACACCAAAGCCATCATACAGGATATCGATGATTTGAACGTGGCCAAGTCCCTTCAGCTTTTTAAAAATACCACTACCAATACACAAAGAGTAATTGATGAGTTGCAATTGCCTTATTTTGTGAAGCCCAATAGCGGTGGAAGTAGCATTGGTATGAGCAAGGTGAAAACCAAAGAAGAGGTTCAGGAGGCTTTGGATAAGGCTTTTGCTGAGGATACTCAGGTGCTGGTGGAGGAGTTTGTTTCTGGTAGGGAGTTTTCCATAGGCATGTATATGGTAGATGGCGAGGTGACCGTATTGCCTGCTACTGAGATCGTAAGTTCCAAGGAGTTTTTTGATTTTGAGGCAAAGTATACCGCTGGAGTAACAGAGGAAATTACACCTGGAAGAATGACTGAAGAAGAAGTGGCGCGGGTAAAGAAAGTGGCTGAAAAAGTTTACTTAAAATTGAACTGCAAAGGAGCAGTGAGAATGGATTACTTCTTGGAACATGAAACGGGTAAGATCTTTTTTATAGAAATCAACACAGTTCCAGGCCAAACGGAAACCAGTTTGATCTCTCAGCAGGTTAAGGCAATTGGAAAATCCGTTCAGGAGTTTTATACGGAGATAATCGAAGAAATGTGGAAATAA
- a CDS encoding GatB/YqeY domain-containing protein, whose translation MSLKQSIESEIKKAMLAKDKDRLRALRSIKSLIMLEETKGGEKGLTEEDELKLLTKAAKQRKDSVEIYQQQNREDLAATELSELEIINEFLPKQLSEEELEAELKSIIAEVGAEGPKDMGKVMGAATKKLAGKADGKMISQKVKGLLV comes from the coding sequence ATGAGTTTAAAGCAAAGTATAGAAAGCGAAATCAAGAAGGCCATGTTGGCCAAAGATAAGGATAGACTGAGAGCTTTGCGGTCAATCAAGTCGCTGATTATGTTGGAGGAGACCAAGGGTGGAGAGAAAGGCTTGACGGAGGAAGACGAGTTAAAACTGTTGACCAAAGCGGCCAAACAAAGAAAAGATTCTGTAGAGATTTACCAGCAGCAAAACCGTGAAGATCTAGCTGCGACTGAATTGTCTGAATTGGAGATCATCAATGAGTTTTTGCCCAAGCAGTTGAGTGAGGAAGAGTTGGAAGCAGAACTAAAAAGCATTATTGCTGAAGTAGGAGCTGAAGGTCCAAAGGACATGGGGAAAGTGATGGGAGCAGCAACCAAGAAGTTGGCAGGAAAAGCTGATGGCAAGATGATTTCTCAAAAAGTTAAAGGACTATTGGTTTAA
- a CDS encoding S9 family peptidase — MNQVRTLALMAIVLCVCFQAIAQQKKVSLEAIFKEGVFSQKSVRGINWMKDGQYYSSFKRENGASQVVKMNVSTGEEEAVLIDGDKLGINFSSYSFNNDETKALVATEVESIYRRSSKGIFYVVDLATGVSQKLMDGEKISYATLSPDNTKVAFVKDNNLYYITLENNEVHQITTDGKWNHIINGAADWVYEEEFSMAQAFKWSPDGKKIAFIRFDETEVPEYNMQVWGPLYPQDYKFKYPKAGEKNATVSLHVFDLDSEKTTSLDAGTEKDIYLPRIYWTGDSNTLAFIKLNRLQNQLDLFHANTNTGDSKVVLTESSETYVDLNYNDNLLYLADNKGFIRTSEQDGFKHIYHHDMNGELIAQITKGNWEVTEVVGVDEKVKKIYYISTEKSPLERNLYAVKLNGNSKTELTPALGTHSINMSPDFKYYIDYYSTANNPLTVTLNTSKGKTIKVLEDNQDLTKRLETYTLSDKEFFDFETVDGTLLNGYMIKPADFDESKQYPVLMYVYGGPGSENVKNSWGGTRDFWHHHLASEGYIVVCIDNRGTGGRGRDFKHATYANLGDLETQDQIAGAKYLGSLPYVDATRIGIWGWSYGGYMSSLSLMLGNDVFKTAIAVAPVTTWRYYDTIYTERYLQTPQLNAAGYDNFSPITHVSKLKGNFLLIHGTGDDNVHFQNSVDLVNALIAADKHFETFYYPNRNHGIYGGNTTWHLYNMMTDFIKRKL; from the coding sequence ATGAATCAAGTAAGAACCTTGGCCTTAATGGCAATTGTACTCTGCGTATGCTTTCAGGCTATCGCGCAGCAAAAAAAAGTCTCCCTTGAAGCCATCTTTAAAGAAGGAGTCTTCTCCCAAAAATCCGTTAGGGGAATTAACTGGATGAAAGATGGCCAATATTACAGTTCCTTTAAAAGAGAAAATGGTGCCTCACAGGTGGTTAAAATGAATGTATCCACAGGAGAAGAAGAAGCTGTTCTAATTGACGGCGATAAACTTGGCATTAACTTTTCCAGCTATTCTTTCAATAATGATGAGACCAAGGCATTGGTGGCTACTGAGGTGGAAAGCATATACAGAAGGTCTTCCAAAGGGATTTTCTATGTAGTGGACTTGGCCACTGGCGTGTCCCAAAAGCTGATGGATGGAGAAAAAATTTCCTATGCTACCCTTTCTCCGGACAACACCAAAGTCGCTTTTGTGAAGGACAACAACCTTTACTATATCACTTTGGAAAACAATGAGGTTCACCAAATCACAACCGATGGCAAGTGGAACCACATCATCAACGGTGCAGCCGATTGGGTATATGAAGAAGAATTCTCCATGGCCCAAGCTTTCAAATGGTCTCCTGACGGAAAGAAGATTGCTTTCATACGCTTTGACGAAACGGAAGTACCTGAATACAATATGCAGGTTTGGGGTCCTCTTTATCCACAAGACTATAAATTCAAATATCCTAAAGCAGGGGAGAAAAATGCCACAGTAAGCCTTCACGTTTTTGACTTGGACAGTGAAAAAACAACTTCGCTAGATGCTGGAACAGAAAAAGACATCTACCTTCCACGTATCTACTGGACAGGTGACAGCAACACTCTAGCTTTCATCAAGCTTAACCGGCTTCAAAACCAATTGGATTTGTTCCATGCCAACACCAACACTGGTGACAGCAAGGTGGTGCTGACCGAATCCTCAGAGACCTATGTTGACCTTAACTATAATGACAACCTGCTCTATTTGGCAGATAACAAGGGTTTCATCAGAACCTCTGAGCAGGATGGTTTCAAGCACATCTATCATCATGATATGAATGGTGAATTGATTGCTCAAATAACCAAGGGTAATTGGGAAGTAACAGAAGTAGTAGGAGTAGATGAAAAAGTTAAAAAGATCTATTACATCTCTACTGAAAAATCTCCATTGGAAAGAAATCTTTATGCAGTAAAGCTTAACGGAAACAGCAAGACTGAATTGACACCTGCATTGGGAACACACAGCATCAATATGAGCCCAGATTTCAAGTATTATATTGATTACTACTCAACTGCCAACAATCCTTTAACTGTTACTTTGAATACGTCTAAAGGTAAAACCATCAAAGTACTGGAGGACAACCAAGACCTAACGAAGAGATTGGAAACATACACTTTAAGTGACAAAGAATTCTTTGATTTTGAAACTGTAGATGGTACCCTGCTCAATGGCTACATGATCAAACCTGCTGATTTTGACGAAAGCAAGCAATATCCAGTATTGATGTATGTTTATGGTGGACCTGGCTCAGAAAACGTAAAAAACTCATGGGGAGGAACCAGGGATTTTTGGCACCATCATTTGGCCTCAGAAGGCTATATCGTTGTTTGTATAGACAATAGAGGAACCGGAGGTAGAGGGCGTGACTTCAAACATGCGACCTATGCCAACTTAGGTGATTTAGAAACACAAGACCAAATCGCTGGCGCCAAATATTTGGGATCACTTCCTTATGTCGATGCCACAAGAATCGGTATTTGGGGATGGTCTTATGGTGGCTACATGTCTTCACTTTCTTTGATGTTAGGAAATGATGTCTTCAAGACCGCCATTGCCGTAGCACCAGTAACCACTTGGAGATATTATGATACCATTTATACAGAAAGGTATTTGCAGACACCACAGTTGAATGCTGCAGGATATGACAACTTCAGTCCAATTACCCATGTGAGCAAATTAAAAGGAAACTTTCTTTTGATCCATGGTACCGGTGATGACAATGTCCACTTCCAAAACTCAGTAGATTTGGTCAACGCCTTGATTGCTGCGGACAAGCATTTTGAGACCTTCTATTACCCCAATAGAAACCATGGCATCTACGGTGGCAATACCACATGGCACCTTTATAATATGATGACTGATTTCATTAAGAGGAAATTGTAA
- a CDS encoding aminodeoxychorismate/anthranilate synthase component II has product MLLLIDNFDSFSHILADYFRQAGFQLRIVRNDTPLALLKEENYEAVVLSPGPETPEKAGNLKEIFAYYHDRLPILGVCLGHQCIGQFFGAKLVKGRQPVHGKVFKVKKVGEHPVLSGLPLVFNVTRYHSLELRDLPESLIPILETEAGELMAMAHRSLPIFGIQFHPEAHLTEFGLEMIKNWAHLYCGRPYESQR; this is encoded by the coding sequence ATGCTGCTACTGATTGATAATTTTGATTCTTTCTCCCATATTCTGGCAGATTACTTTAGGCAGGCTGGTTTTCAGCTGAGGATTGTGAGGAATGATACTCCTTTGGCACTGCTTAAGGAAGAGAATTATGAAGCGGTGGTGCTGTCTCCCGGGCCAGAGACGCCTGAAAAAGCCGGAAACCTGAAAGAAATATTTGCCTATTATCATGATAGATTGCCCATATTGGGTGTATGTCTGGGGCATCAGTGTATTGGTCAGTTTTTTGGAGCCAAACTGGTAAAAGGAAGACAGCCTGTTCATGGGAAGGTTTTTAAGGTGAAAAAGGTGGGAGAGCATCCGGTACTATCAGGACTTCCACTAGTTTTTAATGTGACGCGCTACCATTCTCTTGAACTGAGGGATTTACCGGAGTCATTGATACCTATATTAGAGACAGAAGCTGGTGAACTGATGGCTATGGCGCACCGTTCCTTACCAATTTTTGGAATTCAATTTCATCCTGAGGCCCATCTTACGGAATTTGGATTAGAGATGATTAAAAATTGGGCGCATCTTTATTGTGGAAGACCTTACGAATCCCAAAGATAA
- a CDS encoding DUF6089 family protein: protein MFIVLGVSMLGISNKAKAQQNEYGLGLGVATYSGDIIRRLDPKQLGLQGTFFGRRNFDNVWSLRYGVSIAGLNAADSIRPLDAMAAARNAYFKGLLVEGHVVMEYHFLDYLAPHSTVRYSPYGFLGFGYSMFFADGQSFQGDPTDTDYSLSTPVIPFGLGVKYRLKERLFLALEFGFRPTVSDFLDKIEYNENYIPRFPDPNYVPDPNNPDDTPPVYGLNYGNKSDKDWYYFLGVTLSYSFHQIECFNY from the coding sequence ATGTTCATCGTTTTGGGAGTGTCAATGCTTGGCATTTCAAACAAGGCAAAGGCACAGCAAAATGAATATGGCTTGGGACTAGGGGTGGCGACTTATTCGGGTGATATCATCCGGAGGTTAGATCCCAAACAACTAGGCCTTCAAGGTACGTTTTTTGGCAGACGAAATTTTGACAATGTTTGGAGTCTCCGGTATGGGGTTTCCATAGCAGGGCTTAACGCAGCAGATAGTATCCGTCCATTGGATGCGATGGCTGCGGCCAGAAATGCCTATTTCAAAGGGCTTCTGGTGGAAGGCCATGTTGTGATGGAATACCACTTCTTGGATTATTTGGCTCCACATTCCACTGTAAGGTATTCTCCATACGGTTTCCTTGGATTTGGCTATTCAATGTTCTTTGCAGATGGACAGTCTTTTCAGGGAGATCCAACAGATACTGACTACTCACTTTCCACACCAGTAATACCATTTGGTTTAGGGGTTAAATACAGGCTGAAAGAAAGGTTGTTTTTAGCCTTGGAGTTTGGATTTAGGCCTACTGTATCGGATTTCTTGGATAAGATAGAGTATAATGAAAATTATATTCCTCGATTCCCGGATCCTAATTATGTTCCGGATCCCAACAACCCTGATGATACACCTCCTGTTTATGGTCTCAATTATGGTAACAAATCTGATAAGGACTGGTATTATTTTTTAGGTGTTACGCTTAGCTACTCCTTCCATCAAATAGAATGCTTTAATTATTAA
- a CDS encoding CvpA family protein: MGAIDIVILILLAIGAYSGYKQGLFIGILSIVAFIIGIVFAFKFMHWGAEILAERVESLTFMLPFISFLIIFLIVTITLRILAYLVKKTLDLTILGTFDNFAGAVLGILKWAFMLSLLIWAAQSFGIEIPKKKLEESTLYDVLEPFAPMVIDGVGVITPAIQDAVERINELVIESQDAATD; the protein is encoded by the coding sequence TTGGGCGCGATAGATATTGTCATACTGATTTTATTGGCCATAGGCGCTTATAGCGGCTATAAACAAGGTCTTTTTATTGGGATATTATCTATCGTGGCCTTTATTATAGGGATTGTATTTGCCTTTAAGTTTATGCACTGGGGTGCAGAGATTTTGGCAGAAAGGGTAGAAAGCCTGACTTTTATGTTGCCCTTTATTTCTTTTCTGATCATTTTTCTTATTGTCACCATCACACTTCGGATTCTGGCCTATTTGGTAAAAAAGACCCTTGACCTGACCATTTTGGGTACATTTGACAACTTTGCCGGGGCTGTTTTGGGGATTTTGAAATGGGCGTTTATGCTGAGTCTATTGATTTGGGCGGCACAGTCTTTTGGAATTGAAATCCCTAAAAAGAAGTTGGAGGAATCCACACTATATGATGTCTTGGAACCATTCGCTCCCATGGTGATCGATGGGGTGGGGGTGATTACGCCTGCCATTCAGGATGCCGTGGAGAGGATCAATGAGCTGGTAATTGAAAGTCAAGATGCTGCTACTGATTGA
- a CDS encoding SAM-dependent methyltransferase: MSKGKLYLIPNILAEGTAQEIISPQVKEVIKNTQFYLAEDLRTARRYISSLRLGLTIEELQFEILDKKTKPAQMPQLMKPLFEGKDMGVISEAGCPGIADPGAVAVAFAHSKGIQVIPLAGPSSMFMALMASGFNGQSFAFHGYLPINKKERIDAIKNLESESGRFRRTQIFMETPFRNNHLFEDLKQHLHPNTKLCIAKNISGKDELIVTKTVADWKKTKIDLHKVPTVFVLDTNY, from the coding sequence ATGTCCAAAGGAAAACTTTATCTTATCCCCAATATATTGGCAGAAGGAACTGCCCAAGAGATCATCAGCCCCCAGGTAAAGGAGGTCATCAAAAACACCCAGTTTTATCTGGCTGAGGACCTTCGTACTGCTAGAAGGTATATTTCTAGCCTCAGGCTAGGGCTGACCATCGAGGAATTACAGTTTGAAATATTGGACAAAAAAACCAAACCAGCCCAAATGCCTCAGCTGATGAAACCACTTTTTGAGGGAAAAGACATGGGCGTAATTTCTGAAGCAGGTTGTCCTGGGATCGCAGACCCAGGAGCTGTAGCCGTTGCCTTTGCCCACTCTAAGGGCATTCAAGTTATCCCCCTTGCCGGTCCCTCTTCGATGTTTATGGCTTTGATGGCCTCCGGTTTTAATGGCCAATCCTTTGCTTTCCACGGTTATCTTCCCATCAATAAAAAGGAAAGAATAGATGCCATAAAAAACTTAGAAAGTGAATCAGGAAGGTTTCGAAGAACCCAAATCTTTATGGAAACGCCCTTCAGGAACAACCACCTATTTGAAGACCTTAAGCAGCATCTCCACCCAAACACCAAACTGTGCATCGCCAAAAACATCAGTGGAAAAGATGAGCTGATTGTCACCAAAACCGTAGCTGATTGGAAAAAAACCAAAATTGACCTTCATAAAGTCCCTACTGTCTTTGTTTTGGACACCAATTACTAA
- the metK gene encoding methionine adenosyltransferase, whose product MPYLFTSESVSEGHPDKISDQISDALIDNFLAFDPKSKVACETLVTTGQVVLAGEVNSETYLDVQKIARDVINRIGYTKGEYMFDGNSCGVLSAIHEQSPDINQGVDRTSPEEQGAGDQGMMFGYATNETQNYMPLALDLSHRLLKELSNLRRENEEITYLRPDAKAQVTIEYSDDNVPQKIKTIVISTQHDDFAEEPMMLAKIKEDLVKILIPRVKSQLIPEIQALFNDDITYHINPTGKFVIGGPHGDAGLTGRKIIVDTYGGKGAHGGGAFSGKDPSKVDRSAAYATRHIAKNMVAAGIADEVLVQVSYAIGVAEPMGIYINTYGTSKVDLKDGEIAEKISQIFDMRPYAIEQRLKLRNPIYEETAAYGHMGRKNEVVTKTFVSPDGTSITLDVELFTWEKLDYVDTIKKEFNL is encoded by the coding sequence ATGCCATATTTATTCACTTCTGAGTCTGTTTCAGAAGGACATCCTGATAAAATATCTGATCAGATTTCTGATGCGCTTATCGATAACTTTTTAGCTTTTGACCCAAAATCCAAGGTAGCATGTGAAACATTGGTTACTACCGGTCAAGTCGTTCTTGCTGGTGAGGTTAATTCCGAAACCTATCTTGATGTACAGAAAATTGCCAGGGATGTTATCAATAGAATCGGCTATACCAAAGGGGAATACATGTTTGACGGCAACTCTTGTGGTGTACTTTCTGCGATCCATGAGCAGTCTCCAGATATCAACCAAGGTGTAGACAGAACCAGCCCAGAAGAGCAAGGTGCTGGCGATCAAGGAATGATGTTTGGTTATGCCACCAATGAAACCCAGAACTATATGCCTTTAGCATTGGATCTTTCCCATCGTCTGCTGAAGGAACTTTCTAACCTAAGAAGGGAAAACGAAGAAATTACCTACTTAAGACCTGATGCCAAGGCACAGGTAACCATCGAATACAGTGACGATAATGTTCCTCAAAAGATCAAGACCATCGTTATTTCCACCCAACATGATGATTTTGCTGAAGAGCCGATGATGCTGGCTAAAATCAAAGAGGACTTGGTGAAAATCCTTATTCCAAGAGTTAAGTCTCAATTGATTCCAGAAATTCAAGCATTGTTTAACGATGATATTACCTACCACATCAATCCTACCGGAAAGTTTGTGATCGGTGGTCCTCACGGAGATGCTGGTCTTACTGGAAGAAAAATTATTGTGGATACCTACGGCGGAAAAGGTGCTCACGGAGGAGGAGCTTTCTCCGGAAAAGACCCTTCTAAAGTAGACCGTTCTGCAGCTTATGCTACGCGTCATATTGCCAAGAACATGGTTGCTGCGGGTATAGCGGATGAAGTCCTGGTGCAAGTATCTTACGCGATTGGTGTAGCAGAGCCTATGGGCATTTATATCAATACCTATGGCACTTCTAAAGTCGATTTAAAGGATGGAGAGATTGCAGAAAAAATCTCCCAAATCTTTGACATGAGGCCGTATGCCATCGAGCAGCGCCTAAAACTCAGAAATCCAATCTATGAGGAAACTGCTGCCTACGGTCACATGGGACGTAAAAACGAAGTCGTAACCAAAACATTTGTTTCTCCTGATGGCACCTCTATCACTTTGGATGTAGAGCTCTTCACCTGGGAAAAGCTGGATTATGTGGATACGATCAAAAAAGAATTCAATCTATAA
- a CDS encoding alpha/beta fold hydrolase, translating to MKLNFKKVGQGQPLIILHGLFGSADNWLSIAKELENEYTMYLVDQRNHGDSPKSDDWDYKAMVDDLSTFMSSQGLEATHIMGHSMGGKTAMNFALKYPNKVKKLIIADIAPRYYPPHHQSILAGLNAIDMETLKSRKEADDILAEHIDETGVRQFLMKSLGRNEDRKFVWKVNLPVITEKIDNVGEALHGSNSFNGPTLFMRGANSDYIQESDKEDLEKYFPEYKLVTIKNAGHWLHAEQPSAVVGTIKAFLG from the coding sequence ATGAAATTGAATTTTAAAAAAGTAGGACAAGGCCAACCCCTGATCATTCTTCATGGTCTTTTTGGTTCTGCTGATAACTGGCTAAGCATAGCCAAAGAACTGGAAAACGAATATACCATGTATTTGGTGGATCAAAGAAATCATGGTGACTCCCCTAAGAGTGATGACTGGGACTATAAGGCCATGGTAGACGATCTGTCAACTTTTATGAGCTCTCAAGGGCTAGAAGCTACACACATCATGGGACACAGCATGGGAGGAAAAACAGCCATGAACTTTGCGCTTAAGTACCCGAATAAAGTAAAAAAACTGATCATTGCTGATATTGCTCCACGATACTATCCTCCCCATCACCAAAGCATATTAGCAGGGCTCAATGCCATTGATATGGAGACATTGAAATCCAGAAAAGAGGCGGATGACATCCTTGCTGAACATATTGATGAGACGGGTGTGAGACAATTTCTCATGAAAAGCTTAGGCAGGAATGAAGACAGAAAATTCGTTTGGAAAGTAAATCTTCCTGTCATCACCGAAAAAATCGACAATGTAGGCGAAGCCCTGCATGGCTCAAATTCTTTCAATGGGCCTACCTTATTTATGCGGGGGGCCAACTCTGACTATATCCAAGAAAGTGACAAGGAAGACCTCGAAAAGTACTTCCCTGAATACAAGTTGGTCACCATCAAAAATGCTGGTCATTGGCTGCATGCAGAACAACCTTCAGCAGTTGTAGGCACCATTAAGGCTTTTTTAGGCTAA
- a CDS encoding pyridoxine 5'-phosphate synthase: MTKLSVNINKIATLRNARGGNNPDVVQVALDAERFGSQGITVHPRPDERHITYDDVMKLKDSVTTEFNIEGYPDKRFMEIIRLAKPAQATLVPDPPHVLTSNTGWDTIAHQEELKDIIAELHEYGTRTSIFINPEPKYFEPAKLTGTDRVELYTEPYASQFHTNRHQAVKPYVEVAQLAKELGLGLNAGHDLDLDNLKFLKESIPFLDEVSIGHALICDALYYGLENTIQMYRRQLEAE, encoded by the coding sequence ATGACCAAACTCAGCGTAAATATTAACAAGATAGCCACCTTAAGAAACGCAAGGGGCGGCAATAATCCTGATGTAGTTCAAGTGGCTTTAGACGCAGAAAGATTCGGTTCACAGGGCATAACGGTACATCCAAGACCAGATGAAAGGCATATCACTTATGATGATGTCATGAAACTCAAGGATAGTGTCACCACCGAATTTAATATCGAAGGTTATCCGGACAAAAGATTTATGGAAATAATCAGGTTGGCTAAGCCAGCCCAAGCAACACTTGTCCCTGACCCCCCGCATGTACTTACATCCAACACAGGCTGGGACACTATCGCCCACCAAGAGGAACTGAAGGACATCATAGCTGAATTACATGAATATGGCACGCGTACCTCTATCTTTATTAATCCTGAGCCAAAATATTTTGAACCGGCCAAACTGACTGGAACAGACAGGGTGGAACTTTATACCGAACCTTATGCCTCCCAGTTTCATACCAACAGGCACCAAGCCGTAAAACCTTATGTCGAAGTTGCACAACTCGCCAAGGAGTTGGGTTTGGGATTAAATGCCGGCCACGATTTAGATTTGGACAATCTGAAATTTCTGAAAGAAAGCATTCCATTTTTGGATGAAGTATCCATTGGTCATGCTTTGATCTGCGATGCCTTATATTATGGTTTGGAGAATACCATTCAGATGTATAGAAGGCAGTTAGAAGCCGAATAG
- a CDS encoding CBS domain-containing protein, whose amino-acid sequence MQAYEFINNMIPPLKYSDKVKMALSWMEEIRTDVLPVVDEGIFRGLVTDEMIYNINREDILISDVPLEAEGCFVLKEKHIYDVLRVASEYQTNMVAVVDSDNIYHGVVTLEDAIAAFADSLSIQAQGGVLVLSMFMTDYSLFEIARVIESENAKILSSFLTSDPLDESKIKVVLKIDKTELRHVKATLERFGYKVIDHYQEEMGVSGEQDRLDNLLRFLNI is encoded by the coding sequence ATGCAGGCGTACGAATTTATCAATAACATGATTCCCCCTTTGAAATACAGTGATAAGGTCAAAATGGCTTTGTCATGGATGGAGGAAATTCGTACGGATGTATTGCCAGTAGTAGATGAAGGCATTTTCCGGGGGCTCGTGACAGATGAGATGATTTACAATATCAACAGGGAGGATATTTTGATCTCTGATGTTCCACTGGAAGCCGAAGGCTGTTTTGTCCTCAAAGAGAAACATATCTATGATGTGTTAAGGGTAGCTTCAGAATACCAAACCAATATGGTGGCCGTGGTGGACAGTGACAATATTTACCATGGGGTGGTGACTTTGGAAGACGCTATTGCCGCTTTTGCAGATAGCCTTTCCATTCAGGCGCAAGGTGGGGTTTTGGTGCTTTCCATGTTTATGACCGATTATAGTCTTTTTGAAATTGCTCGGGTGATTGAGTCAGAAAACGCGAAGATTTTAAGTAGCTTTTTGACCAGTGACCCATTGGATGAGAGCAAAATCAAAGTGGTTTTGAAAATCGATAAGACAGAATTGAGGCATGTGAAAGCTACCTTGGAGCGCTTTGGGTACAAGGTTATTGATCACTATCAGGAGGAAATGGGAGTAAGTGGGGAGCAGGACAGGCTGGACAATCTATTGCGATTTTTGAATATTTAA
- a CDS encoding NAD kinase, which produces MNITIHGINFQKEFVPYIEQLIDALHQHNAKIYLTEAFLKNVKKSGAKAAGFTVLGSREELQHMDFVISVGGDGTLLDTVSMVGEYEVPILGINTGRMGFLATIAKEDVGKAVEVLFDGAFTIQDRILLNLKADQPLFNGVPYGLNEFTIHKRDTSSMITVHTYIDGEYLNSYWADGLIVSTPTGSTGYSLSCGGPLISPLAKNFVITPVSPHNLNVRPMIVSDESEITFTIEGRSKKFLISLDSRSTAVDASVKLRIKKEKFVAKLVKFHDYSFFDTLRKKLNWGFDLRN; this is translated from the coding sequence ATGAACATTACCATACATGGTATAAATTTCCAAAAGGAATTTGTGCCATACATTGAGCAGTTGATAGATGCATTGCATCAGCACAACGCTAAAATATACTTAACGGAAGCTTTTTTAAAGAACGTCAAGAAATCCGGAGCCAAGGCTGCCGGATTCACTGTATTAGGCAGCCGAGAAGAATTGCAGCACATGGACTTTGTCATTTCCGTGGGAGGAGATGGGACTTTATTGGATACGGTCTCTATGGTTGGAGAGTATGAGGTTCCGATTTTAGGGATCAATACGGGGCGTATGGGTTTTTTGGCGACCATTGCCAAAGAGGATGTGGGCAAAGCGGTGGAGGTACTTTTTGATGGAGCATTTACCATTCAGGATAGAATATTACTGAACTTAAAAGCCGACCAACCTTTATTCAACGGAGTGCCCTATGGCTTGAATGAATTTACCATCCACAAGCGGGATACTTCTTCAATGATCACCGTGCACACCTATATTGATGGGGAGTATTTGAACAGCTATTGGGCAGATGGTTTGATCGTTTCTACTCCAACTGGCTCTACAGGTTATTCATTGAGTTGTGGAGGACCATTGATTTCTCCCTTGGCCAAAAACTTTGTGATCACCCCGGTAAGCCCTCATAATTTGAATGTGCGGCCCATGATCGTTTCTGATGAAAGTGAAATTACTTTTACCATTGAAGGGAGAAGCAAGAAGTTTTTGATATCATTGGATTCCCGATCCACAGCGGTGGATGCATCGGTCAAGCTAAGGATCAAAAAGGAGAAGTTTGTTGCGAAATTGGTTAAGTTTCACGATTATAGTTTCTTTGACACTTTGCGAAAAAAGCTCAATTGGGGCTTTGATTTGAGAAATTAG